A stretch of Gossypium hirsutum isolate 1008001.06 chromosome A06, Gossypium_hirsutum_v2.1, whole genome shotgun sequence DNA encodes these proteins:
- the LOC121230515 gene encoding uncharacterized protein encodes MSIRVLVEGVQEAATEAVEVLGLGLQHQILERVAGLNTGSVGRGLVMERLRSSSAEMFRGIAGVAPNVAEYWIEATEKIMDDLDCTPEQKLKGAVLSLRDEAYQWWLTVKEGTQPDRLTWEFFKTAFQVKDKSVAEYESEFLQVSCYARGMVATKYEHCVRFEDGLRDDLRVLIALQREQDFAVLVEKVKITENVKRAECQNREKDTGRNKRV; translated from the exons ATGAGCATCAGGGTACttgtggaaggggtacaagaggccgctaCAGAAGCCGTAgaggtgctcgggctgggtcttcAGCATCAG attttggaaagggtcgctgggctTAATACTGGTTCTGTGGGCCGTGGGTTGGTGATGGAACGACTCAGGTCTAGTAGCGCTGAGATGTTTAGGGGTATCGCTGGAGTTGCCCccaatgtggctgagtattggattgaggccacagagaaaATCATGGATGACCTCGATTGCACTCCAGAGCAGAAATTAAAAGGCGCAGTGTTGTCGctacgagatgaagcctatcagtggtggcttacagttaaagagggtACTCAACCCGATCGgttgacttgggaatttttcaagactGCATTCCAAGTAAA GGATAAATCAGTAGCTgaatatgagtctgagtttctgcaAGTTAGCTGCTATGCGCGTGGGATGGTGGCGACTAAATATGAGCACTGTGTTCGTTTTGAGGACGGCCTCAGAGATGATCTACGAGTTCTGATAGCTCTTCAGAGGGAGCAAGATTTTGCTGTGTTAGTGGAAAAAGTGAAGATCACTGAGAATGTGAAGCGCGCTGAGTgccagaatcgtgagaaagacaCGGGAAGGAATAAGAGGGTTTAG